A part of Candidatus Methylomirabilis tolerans genomic DNA contains:
- a CDS encoding type II toxin-antitoxin system VapC family toxin: MNIVVDTSAIIAVVTNEKHKRQMVEVTKGTELIAPASIPWEIGNAFSAMFKRKRMNVRQAKAALRAYDKIPIQFIDIPLGEALDLAANLDIYAYDAYFIQCALKHKSPLLTLDRDLCRAARSAGAAVIEVEP, encoded by the coding sequence ATGAACATTGTTGTAGATACCTCTGCCATCATTGCCGTTGTGACGAATGAAAAGCATAAGAGGCAGATGGTTGAAGTGACCAAAGGCACTGAACTTATTGCCCCTGCTTCCATTCCGTGGGAGATCGGCAATGCATTCTCAGCGATGTTCAAACGCAAACGGATGAACGTGCGGCAGGCCAAGGCAGCGCTACGGGCATATGACAAGATTCCGATTCAGTTTATTGATATCCCACTGGGGGAAGCTCTCGATCTGGCCGCCAATCTCGACATCTACGCGTATGATGCCTACTTTATCCAGTGTGCCCTGAAGCATAAGAGTCCTCTTTTGACGCTGGATCGAGATCTTTGCCGTGCTGCCCGAAGCGCTGGAGCAGCCGTGATCGAGGTGGAGCCATGA